CCAGGGTCAATATAGCCAATCGATCGCGAGAGCGCCGCACGACGCGGGCCAATAAAGGTTCTAATTCCTCAAGAAGCTTCGAGTCAATCGGGCCACGGGCAATCGGAGCGGAGGCCGCAGCGGTCGCACGCCGGCTTCCGCGCGCCGCAGACTCCGCGTCCGTGCCAGATCAGGGCGTGCGACGCGAAGGTCCAGTCGTTCTCGGGCAGGAGCGCCATCAGGTCACGCTCGATACGGTCGGGTTCGGTTTCCCGGCTCAGGTCGAGCCGCCCCGAGAGCCTCGCGACGTGCGTGTCCACGGTGATCGCCGGCCGGCCCCACCAGGTGCCGAGGAGCACGTTCGCCGTCTTCCGTCCGACCCCAGGCAGGAGCACCAGGTCCTCCACCCGGTCCGGCACCTCCCCGCCGTGGCGCTCGAGGAGCGCCTTCCCGAGGCCGACCAGGGACTTCGCCTTGTTCCGGAAGAAGCCGGTGCTCCGGACCGCCTCCTCGACCTCGGAGAGGTCCGCGCCCGCGTAGTCGGCCGCGGTGGGGTATCGGCGGAACAGAGCGGGCGTGACCCGGTTCACCCGCTCGTCGGTGCACTGCGCGGACAGGATCGTCGCCACGAGCAGCTCCAGCGGGTTGCGGTGCGCGAGCGCGCACGTCGCTCCGGGATACAGCCGCTGAAGCCCTAGGACGATCCTCGCCGCGCGCGCCTTCCGCGCGGACGCCGACTCACGTCCCCGCGCCATGCCTTCCTCCCTTCCGACGTTTGTCGGGCGGCGGCGCCTTCGACGCCCCCTTTCGCCTCGCGGCCAGCCAGTTCAGCAGGCGGTCGAGAGGCCAGGCGTTCAGCACGTCGTCGGACGTGCACCATCCCTTCCTCGCGATCCCGACGCCGTAGCCGATGTCGGAAAGGCCGGCGACGTCGTGGGCGTCCGGGTTCACGCTCGTCTTCATTCCCCGCGCGAGGCCGTAGCGAAGCGCGGGAGGATCGAGATCGAGCCGCTGCGGGTGGGAGTTGATCTCCACCGCGACGCCTCGGTCCGCCGCGGCTTCGAGGATCCGGTGCAGCTCGAGGGGATACGGGTCGCGGTAGAGCAGGAGGCGGCCGGTGACGTGGCCGAGGGTGTCCACGAAGGGATTCGAGGCCGCCCGCAGCAGTCGCTCCGTCTGCTCCTCGGCGCCGAGATTGAACCGGCTGTGGACCGATGCGACCACGTACTCGAACGAGGCCAGGAACTCGTCGGGGAAGTCCAGGCTCCCGTCGGCGAGGATGTCCACCTCGACCCCCTTCAGGATGCGCGGGCCGCCGGGTCGGGAGTTGAGGGCGTCGATCTCCGCCCACTGCTCCCGGAATCGCTCGGCCGACAGGCCGCCGGCGTAGGCCGCCGCCCGCGAGTGGTCGCACATCCCGAGGTAGGTCATCCCGAGGGCACGGGCCCCTTCGGCCATCTCCTCGAGGGTCGCGAGCCCGTCCGACCAGTTCGAGTGGCAGTGCAGTATGCCGTGGAGTTCGCCGCGCTCCACGAGGCGCGGGAGCCGCCCGGCCTCCGCGGCCTCGATCTCCCCCTGGTCCTCCCGCAGCTCGGGAGGGATCCACGGGAGACCGAGAGCGCCGTAGATCTCCGCCTCGTCCCGGCAGGCGACGGTGCCTCCGTCCGCGTCGCGGGTCAGCGCGTACTCGTTGAGCTTGAGCCCCAGCCTCTGGGCCCTCCCGCGGAGCGCGATGTTGTGCGCCTTGCTCCCCGTGAAGTACGCCAGCGCGAAGGGGAAGGAAGCGTCGGGCACCACCCGAAGATCGGCGGTGGGACCGGCGGCGAGGCGAACGCTGCACTTGGTCGGGCCGCGCCCCGTCACCTCGAGGACGCCGGGGTCCGCCGCGAAGGCCTCCATCACCGGGGCCGAGTCCGCGGCCGCCGCCACGACGTCGATGTCCTTCGAGGTCTCGCACCGCCGCCTCACCGACCCCGCCGTCTCCGCCCGGATCACGCCGGGGGCGGCGCGGACCGCCGCCAGGAGCCGGCCGGCCTCCGGCCGGACCACGGGCTGGAGGAACCTGCCCGCGTGCACCCTGAGCCGCTCGATCCCGTCGAGGATCTTCCGCTCGGACGCCTCGCCGAATCCGGGAAGGTCCCTGAGGCGTCCCCGGCGGCACGCGTCCTCGAGCTCGTCGAGCGTCGCGATGCCGAGCGTGATGTGGATCGCCCGCGCCTTCTTCGGGCCGAGCCCGGGGATCCCGAGCCACAGGAGCATCCCCGGCGGGACCTGCCCGCGGAGCGATTCGAGGTAGGGCAGCGAGCCGGTCCGGGTCAGTGCCGAGATCTTCTCCACGAGGGCCGGACCGATCCCCTTCAGCCTCGCGATCTCGCCCGTGGCCACGAGGTCCCCTAGGTCCGCGTCGAGCCCGCGCACGAGCCGCGCCGCGTTCCCGTACGCCCGGCCCTTGAACGGGTTCTCGCCGAGGAGGTCGAGCAGGAGCGCGATCTCGTCGAGGGCGTCGGCGACGCCGGCCCGGTCCATCGCTCAGCGCTCGACCGCCCAGCGAAGGTAGACCTCGTCGCCGTGGCGCTCCAGGCTCACGAGTCGGAGCCGACGCCGGGCGTCCATCCCGAACCCCTCCCCCTCGAGGAGCGTCGGCGCGAGGCTCCCGCCCAGGAGGCTCGGAGCGACGGTCACGTACAGCTCGTCCACGAGATCGGCCGCGACGAACCCCCAATTCAGTTCGCCGCCCCCCTCGACCAGCAGGCGCCCGACCCCGCGCCGCGTAAGACGGCGGAGCAGCTCGACGAGGTCCACGCGCCCGCGCCCGAGGCTCCAAACCTCCGCGCGCTCCGCGAGGACCGCGACCCGGTCGGCGGGCGCCTCCTCCACCGTGGCGACGATCCGTCCCGCCGCGTGCCGGTCGCGGAAGAACCGGCTCATCGGGTCGAGCCCGGCGCTGGCGGTGACGACGACGTTCAGGAGACCGTCGGGCTTCCCCAGGGAGCGGCGGTGGGCCGCCATCTCGGGGTCTCGGACGTGGAGCGGGGGATCGTCCGCCCTCAGGGTCCCGGCTCCGACCAGGACCGCGTCGGATTCCGCCCGGAGCCTGTCCATGGTCTTCCGGTCGAGCGCGGAGGTGAAGGTAGGGTATTCCCGCGCGGCCGACGTGATCTTCCCGTCGGCCGTCATCGCCATGTTCAGGGTCACGTACGGGCGATCCAACGTCTCCCCCGGAGCCGTAGCATTCTACTCCTTGAAACACCGCGCCGATTCGGGCGTAATGAAGCTCCCGGAATCCGGGTGAGCGGACGGAAGGTCTCGTGCGCCCGCCCGGTCCCATGGAGGATTCGATGCTCTTGCGCAAATCGAGCGTGGTGGTCCTGCTGATTC
This sequence is a window from Terriglobia bacterium. Protein-coding genes within it:
- a CDS encoding dihydrofolate reductase family protein; this encodes MDRPYVTLNMAMTADGKITSAAREYPTFTSALDRKTMDRLRAESDAVLVGAGTLRADDPPLHVRDPEMAAHRRSLGKPDGLLNVVVTASAGLDPMSRFFRDRHAAGRIVATVEEAPADRVAVLAERAEVWSLGRGRVDLVELLRRLTRRGVGRLLVEGGGELNWGFVAADLVDELYVTVAPSLLGGSLAPTLLEGEGFGMDARRRLRLVSLERHGDEVYLRWAVER
- the polX gene encoding DNA polymerase/3'-5' exonuclease PolX; translation: MDRAGVADALDEIALLLDLLGENPFKGRAYGNAARLVRGLDADLGDLVATGEIARLKGIGPALVEKISALTRTGSLPYLESLRGQVPPGMLLWLGIPGLGPKKARAIHITLGIATLDELEDACRRGRLRDLPGFGEASERKILDGIERLRVHAGRFLQPVVRPEAGRLLAAVRAAPGVIRAETAGSVRRRCETSKDIDVVAAAADSAPVMEAFAADPGVLEVTGRGPTKCSVRLAAGPTADLRVVPDASFPFALAYFTGSKAHNIALRGRAQRLGLKLNEYALTRDADGGTVACRDEAEIYGALGLPWIPPELREDQGEIEAAEAGRLPRLVERGELHGILHCHSNWSDGLATLEEMAEGARALGMTYLGMCDHSRAAAYAGGLSAERFREQWAEIDALNSRPGGPRILKGVEVDILADGSLDFPDEFLASFEYVVASVHSRFNLGAEEQTERLLRAASNPFVDTLGHVTGRLLLYRDPYPLELHRILEAAADRGVAVEINSHPQRLDLDPPALRYGLARGMKTSVNPDAHDVAGLSDIGYGVGIARKGWCTSDDVLNAWPLDRLLNWLAARRKGASKAPPPDKRRKGGRHGAGT